In the genome of Ureibacillus sp. FSL W7-1570, the window ACAATCACCTTGCCAATCCCCAGTTTGCGATAAGGTTTCAACACACAAATTCTTTCCAATTTCCCAAAACCATTGGTAAACCGTATTCTTCCTGCCCCAACCGGTTTCTGATCGACCAGAATCAGAAGATGGTCGCATGGTGCTTCCAAAGAATCATACTCATCGATTTCATTTTCCTCCGGGACCCCCTGCTCTTCCACAAACACTTCCTTGCGAATGGCAAAGGCTTTTTCCAATTCCTCTTCCGTTGTCACCCGAATTGCTTCAATCATAATTTCATCCCTTTCTCCCTTCTTTTCATCCATCTTCAAAATTCCAATTGTTCCTGCATAAGACTTATCGGTCAGTTATTATTGTACTTATTGCTACATGTTTTTGGAAACTCATTGTTAGAAAATTTAAACTAATCCATTTTTGTTAGAATGTCAAATTTTTTGGCTAGACATAGTTCCCAATGGCGGTTACTATATAAGACGAAGGTATTATAAAAAAACTGAAGTTTTGTATTAGTTTTTAACACGAACGTTCGTGTTGCATTTTTTTTGCTAATGCACTTTAGTTTACTAAATCGTTAGATTACTAATATCAAGGAGAGTATGATATGAAGCGTATATTCACTTTATTATTCCTAATGGCAATGACAGTAATGGTTTTAGCTGCATGTGGTTCAGCTTCAGATGATGAAAAGAATGGATCAAAAGAAGAACCAGCGGATAAAGAAAAATTGATCATCGGTATTGATGACCATTTTGCACCAATGGGATTCCGTGATGAAAATAATGAAATCGTCGGTTTTGATATCGACATGGCCCGTGCCGCAGCTGAAAAAATGGGTGTGGAAGTGGAATTCCAACCAATCGATTGGTCAACAAAAGAAAGCGAATTATCCAGCGGCCGCATCGACTTGATTTGGAACGGTTACACAATTACTGATGAACGTAAAGAAAAAGTCTTGTTCACAAAACCTTATTTGGAAAACGCTCAAGTGGTTGTAACTTTGGCTGATTCCCCTATCAAGAAAATCGATGAACTTGCCGGCAAACAAGTGGGGGTACAAGCATTATCCTCCGCCTTGGATGCATTAAATGAACATCCAATCAGCAAAGAAGTGAAACTGAACGAATATAAAGACAATGTGCTTGCATTACAAGATTTGAAAAATGGCCGTGTGGATGCGGTTGTAATTGACAAAGTCGTCATTGAATATTACATGACACAAGAACCGGATACATTCAAAATCTTGGATGAAGAACTTGCTCCAGAACAATATGGTGTAGGTGTGAAAAAAGGAAACGAAGCATTGCTTGAAAAATTGCAAGCCGCTTTGGATGAAATGAATGAAGATGGCACTGCCGCTGAAATTTCCGAAAAATGGTTCGGTGAAGATAGAGTATTAAAATAATGTTATGATAGAATAAGAGGTCCAATATTTCGATAAGAGTTTCCATAGGATATGGAACTCTTATTTTTTGGGAGGAAACATCATGGTTGATTATTGGAACAGGATTATTTGGCCGATGTTGGAAGGAGCTCAAATGACCGTTTTGCTCTTCTTCATCGCCATACTCATATCAATTCCATTGGGCTTTTTGCTCACTCTGGCTGTGCGCAGCCGCTTTAAGCCCCTCTCCTGGCTTGCCCAACTCTATATTACGGTTATGCGCGGCACTCCCCTTCTTTTACAATTGCTGTTAATCTGCTTTGGCCTGCCGATGATTCCGGTGATAGGGGAATATTTAGTCTTTGACCGATTCGTTGCGGCATGTATTGGATTTGTATTAAACTATGCCGCTTATTTTGCAGAAATCTTCCGTGGGGGACTACTATCCATCGATAAAGGACAATATGAAGCGGCGAAAGTGCTCGGCTTGACAAAATGGCAAACGACAACGCGCGTCATTCTGCCCCAAATGTTCCGTGTCGCACTGCCGGCAGTCGCCAATGAATCCATTACGCTCATTAAAGATACGGCTTTGCTTTACGCCGTTGCGGTGCCGGAACTCTTGCACTTTGCCCAAACAGCGGTGAACCGGGAATTCACCATTGTCCCTTACTTTATTGCCGGGCTCATCTACTTGGCGATGACGCTCGTATTGACCGTATTCTTTAAATGGCTGGAACGTCGATATAAATACGAATAGAGGTGAAAATCATGGCGTTGATTGAAGTATCAAACTTAAAAAAATCCTTTGGAAATCAGGAAGTGTTAAAATCCATCACATTTTCCGTGGATAAAAAGGAAGTGGTCGCGATCATCGGGCCATCCGGATCAGGAAAAAGCACGTTGTTGCGGAGCTTGATTCATTTGGAAGAAATCGATGACGGAAGTATTTGTATCGACGGAGACTTTTTAGTGAAAAACGGCCAATATGCAAAACTGGCAGAAATCCGAAAAATAACCGGAAAAATGGGCATGGTGTTTCAACATTTTAACTTGTTCCCCCATTTGACGGTGAAAGAAAATCTGATGTTGGCGCCGAAACTTCGAAAAACGGAGTCCATGGCGGAAATCGAAAAACGTTGTATCGACTTGCTGCAGAAAGTTGGTTTATCCGATAAAGCGGATGCCTATCCAAGCAATCTTTCCGGCGGTCAAAAACAGCGTGTTGCCATCGCCCGGGCACTGATGTTAAACCCGCAGATCCTGCTTTTTGATGAGCCGACTTCGGCCCTTGACCCGGAACTGACAGGGGAAGTATTGAAGGTCATGAAAGATTTGGCGGAGGAACATATGACAATGATTGTTGTCACCCATGAGATGGGCTTTGCACGGGAAGTGGCAAATCGCGTCATATTTATGGATGGCGGTGAAATTATCGAAGAAAATGAACCGGAACAATTCTTCCTACAACCTCAACATGAACGCACAAAATCGTTCTTGCATAAAAACTGGAAATAATCGGAGGACCGGAACGTAAGAAAAATAAAAGAGGTAGCGGTATCATATATCCAAAAAGAATGGGACAAAACCATCTTCAAAAATATAAACAGCCCATGAAATTTCAAAATAAAATTTCATGGGCTGTTCTTGATTTTCAATTTATAGCATATGAAAAATACATACAGATCAAACAGGTTTCTAATGAAAAACCTATGATTGTGGAAACTGTTCAGTCTGTCCGTTTCGTTCAGCCATATAAAAGCAACAATTGAAAAGCCATGGTGAATGAAAAATGGGAACTACAAATAATACTGGATAGAAACAGAAAAAGAAGAATTTGAAATGACTCAAATTCTTCTTTTTCCATCTTGAAGCCAGGTCACGTCCCAGCCCCTTTTAAATTTTCACAGCCTCTGATTAATTTAAAACAACTGTTTCGCTGAACAAAATGCCAAAATATCGATATCGGATATGTACATTGTGAATATCTTCATCATGGCTTACTTTAAGGCTGTATTTGGTTGATGATTCCCCTGGATTTGTACCTTTTGGAATGGAAACCTCATCAATCTCTTTTAATTCGGCATCTTCCCCCGCTTCCGGATCTTCATCTACGGCCGCTGCAAAATCTTTCAAAGATTTGCCCACTTGAATTTTCGCATCTTTCGGAACTGCATGATTATTTATTTGTACACTGTCCACTTTTAAATCTCTAAAGCCTTTGTTCCCTAATTCGATAACAACCGAATCATGATTTTCGCCGATTTCAATGTCACCGGTAGTCAAAGGGGGCGCCGACTTCAAATAGATGAAGAATCCTCCCGCCAAAACCACAAATATTAGCGCAACAAGCAGTAATTTTTTCAATGCGATCATCCTTTTGTAGTAATTATCGTACTGATCATGCCTATTTTAGTTTATACCACCTTCAAACAAAATTGTAGAATGGAAAAGTTAAAACTCTGTGAAAACTCATTAGGTTGGTTCAGATGCGCCGATCTTTTCAACTCATTGGATGAATATGGCCGTTTCTCCAATCTTAAATTCTTTGCGTTTCTCCTTTCCATCTTCCGTCCATGTCACAATAAACATGCCTTCATTCAACAAATCAATCAGTTCATCTTCAGAAATTTCCCCCATATAAAGGACGATTTCCTGTTTTGCCGTATATTCCTTTCGCTTTGTATCATCATATTCAAAACCTTCGCCCGACCAATATACATCCGTAGTCAACAGTTGGCTGAACGGCTCGGTCAATTCCGTTTGAATATTTTCTACCCCGTCCGAATATTTAAATTTAAATGTAAAAAGCAGGTTCCGGAAATTTTTTTGTTCCGGATGGTCCACATATTCCAATGCCCCCAATGTTTGGTAAGTTTCGTCATCGATCGGCCTGATTTCCGTGCGGACCTCCATATCCGAATGGAGCATGTAATAAAGATACCCTGCAAAAAAAAGAATGAGAAAAAGCAACAACGAAACGATTAATGCAATCATTTTCTTTTTCAATTTTCAACACCCTCTCCTGCAATTGAACTTTCCATCATGATATTGTTATATATGTTTCTCGTGTAAAGATTAATTTCCTTTTATTTGTAAAATTTTTTTATATCAACGATTCATTTCATTCTCAGTATCCCAATAAAACAAATATTTACTCTTCATCTGTACGTAAACCTTTCCGCCGCAATTTGACACAATCCGATGGACTCTATATGATCGATTTAGATGATCAGAAAGGTGACGGTACAAATGAAACCACCATTGACGAAAGAAGAACGCGAATCCCTATACCCTTATGCAACCCAAGAACAGCTTGATTTCCTAATGAAACATGTCAAACAAGGTTTTCGCACAAAGTTTTTTAATCTGATGGCAGAGAAAAAAGTGACGCTCGTCCGTTCACAAGATATTTCACTGGAGGAAATTGAAAAAGACGCCAGCCATTGGATTCTCGATCATTACATTGATCACGGCAAAGGCAACTACCTTGGAAGATGCGCCTGCAATAGAAAATTGAGACGCATTTTTACAGTGAAACATGAAATCACCGGAAAAACCATCGATTATGGCGAAGAACATTTCATGCAATTTTTAAGCATCGACAAAGACATTTTAAGAGATCTTATTAAAGATTTTTCTCTCATCAATTTGGAAATGGATGAATTGCTGATCAAAATAAAAGAAAACCGCTATGGTTATGAATTACTGGAAACCACCTTCCACGGGATGGATTTGCCTGAAGATATCCAGGCGCACATCCATGCAAATGTTCCTTTGTTGGATCGGCAAATCGAGCGTTTATATCGGAAACTGAGAAAAATGGAAAAAGAGATGCGGAAAGCGCAAGAAGAGGCGTTAATGAAGGCTTTCATCGAAGAAAAAAATCATATGCTTGAACAATTGGAACAAGAAAGAAAAAAATTGGAAGAAATAGTGGAGCGGGTGCGCCGTTCACTTCCGCCCAATGCAACGAAAGAAATGATCGCTTATCAGCTGGTGCTAAATGGAATCCACAGCACCGTTGAAATCTGCCATATATTAATCGATTACTTCGGCCAAGATGGCACCCTATCCGCAGGCATACATAAAAGACCAAGAATTTTGCCATCTATTCTTCAGTATTTTCTCGAACAAACGGAAAAAGGCCATTTAATTTTAGTTGAAAAATTGGGTGTGACCGATTGCATATTCAAACCGAATGATGATCTATTCAACATCGAATTGGAAATGGAAGAAAATGATGAGGCCAATCAAGAGGAAGAACAGCTGTCTTTGTTTTTTTGACGTGTCATCTCAAGGGGGCGTCTGAAAAAACATTTGGGTCGACCCGCCCCCTTGTGGCTGTTGCGCGCGGTTAGCCACAGATAAATCTATTACAATCGCTGAAAATACATTGGACATGGGTGGAGCCTTTGATGCGGCCACCGCGGGAGCAAAAATCTTAAAAAATATCGGAAGTGAGGGCTGCCATGAAAATTATTACTTTCCGGACAGTCCCCTTTCTCTCTACTGAAAAAGTTATTTTTTACAATTAAGGTGGAGGTCAATAGGTAAAGAATACTTCCTTCAGCAAACAATGATTACATTCATCGTTTAAGAAATACCGGAAAGAAAAGTGGCAACCGGATTGTTGCCCTTCAAAAATATTAGATGGCGAATACGAGTTATTATTTAATCAAGTTTTTTAGAAAACATTGTCAACGTTGGTATAGTAATTAATGAAATCATCCGGGACAATTGTTGCTGAAAAAAATATTCTTTACGCTATACCTAAATTATCTATCAATTTTTTGATAATGAAAATACTGAAAACATAATTAACGATTTTTCTGACAAAACCTTCTCGTACTAAGGACTTAGTAAGAAATTTTCGCAATATTTTATCCACAAGTATCTTATAGTAAAATAATCACTGATTCATTCAATCAAAGCCCATTTATTATTACTTTCAGCCCTTCCAATTTTCCTATCCCCACCAATGGCGTCAATTGCATCACCCGCGCATCCGGTTCCAACCGGCAATTGACTATTCGATCGTTTTATCTCAACCAGTTTTTTTCCACAGCCTGTCTATCATAAAAGTACAGTCTGCAAAAAATGGGGAAATCCCCATTCAGGAACATGTTCCCTTTCCTGATGGGGAGCATCATTCAATTGGATCTTTCATCAAATTTTATGATTTGTCATTGGTTTTACGGTTTCGGATATTGGCGACATGGTGGTCAAATTCTCTCGCCAATTCTTCCGCCCTTTTTCTACGATTTTCCTTTTGGCTTCCTTTGTTAAAGTTCATTTTATGTTTTCTTTTCATCATTTTCACCTCCGTTGTCTTAGTTTGTACAACTTCAGTGAAAATGCTAATGCCACTATCTAGGCACATCTTCATTAATTGACAAAAAAAGAATGGGGAATCGCCGCTTCAACCTTCATAAAATGCATGCTTTGATTACTTTCGATTGTTATCCATACGGGCCATTAAATCCTTTTCTTTTTATATTTTTCAGCATACATCATTCTGTCGGCTTCTTTGAAAGTTTTTTTCATGTAACCAATTGAATGGGGTGAAAACGCCCATCCCATCGACAATTCAATCGGCAAATTCACATGGGTCCGGTTATATTCATCAATGGTTTTCCGGATTTTTGTAAATATGGTTTTCACATTGCTCTCGGTTGTATTTTCGATTAAAATGACAAACTCGTCCCCGCCGTATCTGGCAACGGTTTCGGATTGAAGCGAATTTTTCAATAAATTCCCCATTTGTATCAACAATTTATCACCATATGTATGACCAAGCGAATCATTAATATGTTTCAAATTATCCAAATCGCAAATAATAATACCGATGGGCCTGTCATCCCTCGTATTTAATTTTTCCTCCTGTTTTTCATAATAATTCCGGTTAAAGAGACTGGTTAAACTATCGTAAAAACTGAGTTCCTTCAGCTTCTTTTCAAGCGCTATCCGATCGGAAACATCCCGGCTAAATCCGGCAATCTTTTCCAACTTCCCCTTATGATTATAAAAAGGGATGACCCGGTCTTCACACCAAATATATTGGCCGTTTTTTTTCATATATCTTGCTTGAAACGGTTCACTGAAATTGGTGGTGCCGGTTATTTTTTTTAATTGGACATGCAGGTCTTCAGGGTGCACGATTTTAAATGGAAGGTCAGGATCGTGGTAAAAATCTTCCAAAGAATATCCTGTTTCCCGCTCCATGGCACTGTTGACATATAAAAATTTTCTTTCCGGAAGGATTTGATACATATAAACGACATCATCCGTATTTTCCAATATCATTCGAAACCGTTTTTCTGATTCTTCAATCTGTTTATATTTCGTAATGTCAATGAGTGACATTTTAGCCCCTCCAATTGCATCAGGAACAACGAATACATCAAAGGTGCGGACATTTCCCTTTTTCCCACGCAGTTGGATTTCAATTATTCCTCTGAATTGAAGAAGGTTTTCATGAAAATCGACTGTATATTGATAAAAGTTGGAACCAATCATTTCATCTTGTTCATACCCTAATAAGTCGGAACAATTTTCACTAATGTTTGTGATGGTGTGAAGTTGATCAATCTCCATGAAAAGTTCTCTGCTTATATCCTGCTTCATGATATCCACATACATTCGTCCTTTATTTAATTTTTAAATTATCAATAATGATATATATTTTTTTATTATAGTACAAACAATCTACCATTTATATGATATAAATCACATAACTGCAAATATTTACAATAAACAAAAATAACCCTTTTCCTAAAGGGTTATTATTTTAAAATAATAAAATCTTTTGCGATTAAGTAAAAAATTTTATGGGGTCATACTTACTTCTTTGGTCCTCGGCTTTTCCATTTTTTCTTTGCTGCCTGTTTTTTGGACGATGAATAAAATACAAACACAGCTTGCAGCGACTAAAGTGCCGTCCAACAACAGCGGCGCGCTCCAGCCATTCGTAGAATCTCTCAACACCCCTGACACAACCGGGGAAAGCAATGCGCCAAATTCCGCAATTAAATTCCACAAACCAAAAGCGGATCCGCGATGTTCAACCGGCGCCAAATCGGAGACAAAAGCATGTTGAATCGATTGTACGGCAAAAAACAAAATGCCTGAAATGAACAAGATGAGGGACATAACGACCAAATTGGAAGCACCGCTCATTAAATAAAAAGCGAACAGGAAAACGGATAATGCAAAAAATACAGTTAAAACCAGTAAGACATTGCGGCGCCCATTTTCCGAATGGGACACTCTATCCGAAATCAATCCGCCTAATGGGAAACCGATTAAGCCGGCAATGGCATTAAATGATGCGACGAGGGCAGCAGTAAGGAGCGTCCCTCCTCCAAATTCCTGTACGATGGAAACGGACCAGAAACTGTAAAACCATAAATGCCACATGATGGGAATCGCTGAAAGATAAAGTAAAAACAAATTCCGATTTTTTAGTACAGGACGCACTTCTTTCTTGGACTGATAAATATAGACGACAAATAAAATGGAGAATACCGTAAAAATGGCCGCCATCATTCCTTCAGATAATCCCAGATTATTCGTCACAATAAAAACCGTTAAAATAATGGCCAAAAAGAGCAGGGAATAACTTCCCAATCCTTTGACCGACTTTATCAATCCACCCGGTTTCGATTTTTCGTCGATATTGTTTGGAATCCCTTTCAGCATAATCAATCCAAACAATATCGTAAGGGCCCCTAAAATTAAGAATGGTGATTTCCAAGCATCCGTTCCCAAAAACGGTGCAGCCCATTCAATTAAATAAATCGTTCCAACCAATCCAAGGGTCAAACCTACAGATAGGCCGCCCATGACAATGCCCATGCCAAGCCCCACCTTTTTTGGAGGAGTCACTTGGGCAATCAGTGAACGGTCATTCGAATAAAACGCCCCTTCACCTAATCCTGTCAAAATGCGCAATGCAACAAATACGAACAATCCTTCTAAAAGGCCAGTAAAAAAGGTTGTAATTCCAGCCCACAGTATACTCAGGATGACCATATTCCGGTGGCCGTATCGATCCCCAAAATAACCGCCTGGAAATTGGGTCAACATATACCCTGCAAAAAATAAACTGCCGAGCAATCCGCCGAGAGCATACGGATTTGAAGATTCCGCTATCAAAGCGGCATCATTGGCAATCATCCAAGAAACGACCGGACCAGTAATCGTGCGATCAAAATATGCGAAGACCCAACCTAAAAACAGCATTCCCCATACTCGCTTATACGGTTTTGTATACATCATTTTCCCCCTTTGTTTGAAAAGAAAATGGGAAGGAAGGTCACGATTCCCTTCCTTCCAACCATCGAATTAATATTTTGTCGCTAACTCCGGATGCCCTGTTCGTGGCCCGAATGGACCTTCATCCAGCCATCTTCCGAGACTTGGAATATGTGGTGCCAAAAATGCGGCAATCTCTCTCCGTAATTTGATGTCTTCGTTTGTTCCTTGGATATGTTCCAGGGCGAGGTTGGAACAATGCCGGTTCCAACGGCCTGCTTTTAACCGCTCATCGGCTGCCGCTTGAATATGTTTTTTGCGCTCCTCTTCATTGGACTCCACTTCAAGCGCTTTTTGGATGCCTTTCGCCGCGACAATCGCATCCGGCACCCCGGAATTCAAGCCGCGCGCCCCAAATGGTGCAAAGAGATGTGCCGCCTCACCCGCCAAAATCACCCGGTTATGCTGATCGGTATATGTTTCCGCCACTACTTGATAGAAGGTATATGTTGAAATCCACGTAATACGGTCTGCATATTTTGGATCCATCACTTTTGGAAGCCATTCGCGGACTCCGGCTTCTGAACCATAATATTCCCGGTCATCTTCTTCAAATAATTGAAGATCGATTCGCCAACCTCCTCTAAATGGAACATACAGCACATTTCTTCCATCAACATTTGGATGTTGATAGTGGAATACCCGTTCAATCGGCAACGGATTTTTTTCATCTTCCGCCACATCAACCACGACGAATGCATCGGACTTTCTCGGCCCTTCAAATTTGATGCCGACCGAATTTCTCACAACCGACCGGGCTCCATCACAAGCGATGACGTATTTAGTTTTCCATTCTCCCTTTTCCGTTTCGACGGTTACGCCCTCTTCGGAAGTTTTCACATTCGTCACTTTTTCATCCCAAACAAACTCCA includes:
- a CDS encoding GNAT family N-acetyltransferase, with the translated sequence MEAIRVTTEEELEKAFAIRKEVFVEEQGVPEENEIDEYDSLEAPCDHLLILVDQKPVGAGRIRFTNGFGKLERICVLKPYRKLGIGKVIVQELEKIAKEKGYSKVKLHSQTHANAFYEQLGYQIQSDVFYEEGIPHNLMVKTLKG
- a CDS encoding amino acid ABC transporter substrate-binding protein, with the translated sequence MKRIFTLLFLMAMTVMVLAACGSASDDEKNGSKEEPADKEKLIIGIDDHFAPMGFRDENNEIVGFDIDMARAAAEKMGVEVEFQPIDWSTKESELSSGRIDLIWNGYTITDERKEKVLFTKPYLENAQVVVTLADSPIKKIDELAGKQVGVQALSSALDALNEHPISKEVKLNEYKDNVLALQDLKNGRVDAVVIDKVVIEYYMTQEPDTFKILDEELAPEQYGVGVKKGNEALLEKLQAALDEMNEDGTAAEISEKWFGEDRVLK
- a CDS encoding amino acid ABC transporter permease; translated protein: MVDYWNRIIWPMLEGAQMTVLLFFIAILISIPLGFLLTLAVRSRFKPLSWLAQLYITVMRGTPLLLQLLLICFGLPMIPVIGEYLVFDRFVAACIGFVLNYAAYFAEIFRGGLLSIDKGQYEAAKVLGLTKWQTTTRVILPQMFRVALPAVANESITLIKDTALLYAVAVPELLHFAQTAVNREFTIVPYFIAGLIYLAMTLVLTVFFKWLERRYKYE
- a CDS encoding amino acid ABC transporter ATP-binding protein yields the protein MALIEVSNLKKSFGNQEVLKSITFSVDKKEVVAIIGPSGSGKSTLLRSLIHLEEIDDGSICIDGDFLVKNGQYAKLAEIRKITGKMGMVFQHFNLFPHLTVKENLMLAPKLRKTESMAEIEKRCIDLLQKVGLSDKADAYPSNLSGGQKQRVAIARALMLNPQILLFDEPTSALDPELTGEVLKVMKDLAEEHMTMIVVTHEMGFAREVANRVIFMDGGEIIEENEPEQFFLQPQHERTKSFLHKNWK
- a CDS encoding diguanylate cyclase, whose protein sequence is MKQDISRELFMEIDQLHTITNISENCSDLLGYEQDEMIGSNFYQYTVDFHENLLQFRGIIEIQLRGKKGNVRTFDVFVVPDAIGGAKMSLIDITKYKQIEESEKRFRMILENTDDVVYMYQILPERKFLYVNSAMERETGYSLEDFYHDPDLPFKIVHPEDLHVQLKKITGTTNFSEPFQARYMKKNGQYIWCEDRVIPFYNHKGKLEKIAGFSRDVSDRIALEKKLKELSFYDSLTSLFNRNYYEKQEEKLNTRDDRPIGIIICDLDNLKHINDSLGHTYGDKLLIQMGNLLKNSLQSETVARYGGDEFVILIENTTESNVKTIFTKIRKTIDEYNRTHVNLPIELSMGWAFSPHSIGYMKKTFKEADRMMYAEKYKKKRI
- a CDS encoding MFS transporter; its protein translation is MYTKPYKRVWGMLFLGWVFAYFDRTITGPVVSWMIANDAALIAESSNPYALGGLLGSLFFAGYMLTQFPGGYFGDRYGHRNMVILSILWAGITTFFTGLLEGLFVFVALRILTGLGEGAFYSNDRSLIAQVTPPKKVGLGMGIVMGGLSVGLTLGLVGTIYLIEWAAPFLGTDAWKSPFLILGALTILFGLIMLKGIPNNIDEKSKPGGLIKSVKGLGSYSLLFLAIILTVFIVTNNLGLSEGMMAAIFTVFSILFVVYIYQSKKEVRPVLKNRNLFLLYLSAIPIMWHLWFYSFWSVSIVQEFGGGTLLTAALVASFNAIAGLIGFPLGGLISDRVSHSENGRRNVLLVLTVFFALSVFLFAFYLMSGASNLVVMSLILFISGILFFAVQSIQHAFVSDLAPVEHRGSAFGLWNLIAEFGALLSPVVSGVLRDSTNGWSAPLLLDGTLVAASCVCILFIVQKTGSKEKMEKPRTKEVSMTP
- a CDS encoding FAD-dependent monooxygenase, which codes for MTNERDVLVIGAGPVGMTAALALHNLGLKATILEAEKEGRVRPGSRAIYIHKATLEFLEQISPGLGKKLADIGIVWQVKRTFYKGEEVYKRVYEPPKPNTIPAFTSLHQHEIEKAMYQACIEAGVEFVWDEKVTNVKTSEEGVTVETEKGEWKTKYVIACDGARSVVRNSVGIKFEGPRKSDAFVVVDVAEDEKNPLPIERVFHYQHPNVDGRNVLYVPFRGGWRIDLQLFEEDDREYYGSEAGVREWLPKVMDPKYADRITWISTYTFYQVVAETYTDQHNRVILAGEAAHLFAPFGARGLNSGVPDAIVAAKGIQKALEVESNEEERKKHIQAAADERLKAGRWNRHCSNLALEHIQGTNEDIKLRREIAAFLAPHIPSLGRWLDEGPFGPRTGHPELATKY